The DNA region TATTGACAAAATTCAACATATAAATTAGAATAAGTTTTATTAAAACAAAAAAAGGGGTTGAGTTTCTTGGAGAAGGAATGGAAAGTTCTAATTTCTGAAGAAGAGATTAAAGCTAAAATTAAAGAACTAGGAAAGAAAATTAGTGATGACTATAAAGACAAGAAACTTTTAGTAATATCTTTGTTAAAAGGAAGTTTTATATTTACTGCTGATCTAGTTAGATGTATTGAAGTTCCTACTCGTATTGAATTTATGACTACGTCTAGTTATGGACATGGGAAAGAAACTTCAGGTAAAGTAGATATACTTAGTGATTTGAATATAGATATAGAAGGATATGATGTATTAATAGTTGATGATATAATGGATTCAGGACTTACAATGAAAGTTATTAAAGAACATTTACAGTCAAAGAATCCTAATTCTGTGAAGTCATGTGTTTTATTAGATAAACCTGAAAGAAGAAAAGCAGATATTACACCAGATTATATTGGTTTTACAATACCTGATGTTTTTGTTGTTGGATATGGTTTGAATTATGGGGATTATT from Caloranaerobacter ferrireducens includes:
- the hpt gene encoding hypoxanthine phosphoribosyltransferase, coding for MEKEWKVLISEEEIKAKIKELGKKISDDYKDKKLLVISLLKGSFIFTADLVRCIEVPTRIEFMTTSSYGHGKETSGKVDILSDLNIDIEGYDVLIVDDIMDSGLTMKVIKEHLQSKNPNSVKSCVLLDKPERRKADITPDYIGFTIPDVFVVGYGLNYGDYYRNVPHVFTFDS